One Pocillopora verrucosa isolate sample1 chromosome 10, ASM3666991v2, whole genome shotgun sequence genomic window carries:
- the LOC131790432 gene encoding TBC1 domain family member 5 isoform X2, translating to MDKCSGKENNISSDDILKALDRFGNGSKTPSPVGEDRDDPSVLGRLSFLEDPLGTQRLSFISADGSEIDSDYSSASSVAHLSEEQKTLEREWEVLFGSTTYYTKIRQHALDGKLRLCKFRSICWKVFLECLPERKDEWITKTAKLRNDYAMFKNNCLFDPNKEKNEDLDLSVFNPLSQEEASPWKQYFVDNELKSTIKQDLDRLSPEIEFFQQSKVKEMMLNILFCHAKKNEALSYKQGMHELLAPIVYVLTKDAMIYQHIEGSSLGIAKVLMDPKYLEHDAFALFVQLMDQTETWYLQLPVKGLPERNKFLDPHVEPFTDQEIIPSTAIVKKLNRIQEHMLRKHDPELWVHMRNLEITPQVYGLRWIRLLFGREFPMDDVLVLWDALFADGPMLDLVDYIYISMLKAIRKKLLSGSYTVCMGYLMKFPRVYDDVYHYVKAALAMRENKPPSTQSGPGMSGPSASHPLDSSGTLAPRKGPNRPQSAFTSFTKRYQQFVEPTRPASVKPAGKTVSQQFSSFNNRAGSEEELFSNSPRPARPASVPAPELRERADSGTHLAGPGKSLKSLSNPLKGKLMARPRTRPKIEYEELAQDHERLQKQVSSLKSELDKMQGLYLYCGRKMDSYIDLLQDELTKDEDCVRDIVYLCLAGLKQVRDLLKGTLAFRGSTIETECDFMEIDNNIASRLQIPPQNQQKHSEIPENLPVPMMANFGHFENSDETESSFMSAGVKQGNIQESEHSSEADKESNGKEFSMASAEMESIQQQLREFENLNAEIFAGKHDGKAENLKENFAALEDGENVGAGDLVFRFGEETGTLESTQSTRLLQGEDKVGDTTAERHVDNSDLPSHAKLKRENERSEGDKDELKANNFQGIVGSLTTSCDTDHLCNATSPLSLPISDPLTERKNNNDNFLSGVLRGDPLDKEFVFVNRDGTAESELKPKWHPLESSGES from the exons ATGGATAAATGCtcaggaaaggaaaataatatcTCATCGGACGACATATTGAAAGCTTTAGATCGTTTCGGTAATGGCTCCAAAACTCCAAGCCCTGTTGGGGAAGACAGAG ATGATCCTTCAGTGCTAGGAAGATTGTCATTTCTTGAAGATCCTCTTGGTACACAAAGACTCAGTTTTATTTCTGCTGATGGAAGTGAAATTGACTCAGATTACAGCTCAGCTAGTTCAGTGGCTCATTTGTCTGAGGAGCAGAAAACCTTAGA gagAGAGTGGGAGGTTCTCTTTGGTTCAACTACATATTACACTAAG ATCAGACAACATGCTTTGGATGGCAAGCTTCGGTTGTGCAAGTTTAGGAGTATTTGCTGGAAA GTTTTCTTGGAGTGTCTCCCTGAACGAAAGGATGAATGGATAACAAAGACAGCTAAACTCAGAAATGACTATGCCATGTTCAAGAACAAT TGCCTGTTTGATCCAAATAAGGAAAAGAATGAGGACCTGGATTTGTCAGTCTTTAATCCTCTCTCACAAGAGGAAGCT AGCCCATGGAAACAGTACTTTGTAGATAATGAATTGAAGTCCACAATCAAACAGGATCTAGATAGACT ATCTCCAGAAATTGAGTTTTTCCAGCAGTCAAAAGTGAA GGAAATGATGCTTAACATACTGTTTTGTCATGCAAAAAAGAATGAAGCTTTGAGCTATAAGCAG GGAATGCATGAGCTTCTTGCACCAATTGTGTATGTCCTAACAAAAGATGCGATGATCTATCAGCATATTGAAGGTTCAAGCTT GGGGATAGCCAAAGTTCTTATGGACCCAAAATACTTAGAGCATGATGCTTT TGCTCTGTTTGTTCAACTCATGGACCAGACAGAAACTTGGTATCTTCAGTTACCTGTGAAAGGACTTCCTGAGAGAAATAAG TTTTTGGATCCACATGTTGAACCGTTCACAGATCAAGAAATCATTCCA TCGACAGCCATTGTAAAGAAACTGAATCGAATTCAAGAACACATGCTGAGGAAACACGACCCTGAGTTGTGGGTTCACATGAGGAACTTGGAAATTACTCCACAAGTGTATGGact TCGCTGGATTCGCCTACTTTTTGGACGTGAGTTTCCAATGGATGACGTTCTCGTGCTATGGGATGCTTTGTTCGCTGATGGTCCCATGTTGGACTTGGTAGATTATATTTACATTAGCATGCTCAAAGCCATTAGAAAAAAAC TGCTTTCAGGAAGTTACACGGTTTGTATGGGTTACCTGATGAAGTTCCCACGTGTCTACGATGACGTGTACCATTACGTCAAAGCGGCGTTAGCGATGAGAGAGAACAAG CCGCCATCTACTCAGTCCGGTCCCGGCATGTCAGGTCCGTCTGCTTCTCATCCCTTGGACTCATCCGGGACACTTGCACCGAGAAAG GGACCAAATAGGCCGCAATCTGCTTTCACGTCATTTACCAAGCGATATCAGCAGTTTGTTGAACCTACAAGACCTGCATCTGTGAAGCCTGCTGGGAAGACCGTTAGTCAACAGTTCTCCAGCTTCAACAACAGGGCTGGTTCAGAGGAGGAGCTCTTCTCCAACAGTCCACGGCCAGCCCGACCTGCCTCTGTTCCAGCTCCCGAGTTGAGGGAGCGCGCGGACTCTGGGACGCACTTGGCCGGTCCTGGAAAGAGCTTGAAGTCGCTTAGCAATCCCCTCAAAGGGAAACTCATGGCCCGGCCCAGGACTCGCCCCAAAATTGAATATGAAGAATTGGCTCAG GACCACGAGCGACTCCAAAAACAAGTGTCTTCCCTGAAATCAGAGCTCGATAAAATGCAAGGCTTGTATTTGTACTGCGGCAGGAAAATGGATTCGTACATTG ATCTTCTTCAAGACGAACTTACGAAAGACGAAGATTGTGTTCGAGATATCGTTTATCTGTGTTTAGCCGGCTTAAAACAG GTTCGGGATTTATTGAAAGGAACTTTGGCATTTCGAGGATCAACAATTGAGACAGAGTGTGATTTTATGGAGATTGATAACAACATTGCTTCTCGGCTGCAAATTCCGCCACAGAATCAACAGAAACACAGTGAAATTCCTGAGAACCTCCCTGTTCCAATGATGGCCAACTTTGGACACTTTGAGAACTCAGATGAAACTGAAAGCAGCTTTATGTCTGCTGGTGTTAAGCAAGGAAATATTCAGGAATCTGAGCATTCCAGCGAGGCAGACAAGGAAAGCAACGGAAAGGAGTTTTCAATGGCCTCGGCTGAGATGGAAAGCATTCAACAGCAGCTGAGAGAGTTCGAAAATTTAAACGCGGAGATTTTCGCGGGAAAACATGATGGAAAGGCAGAAAAcctgaaggaaaattttgctgCTCTTGAAGATGGGGAAAATGTTGGTGCAGGAGATCTGGTGTTTAGATTTGGCGAAGAAACTGGAACCTTGGAGTCGACTCAATCTACTCGTCTGCTTCAAGGAGAGGATAAAGTCGGTGATACAACGGCAGAAAGACATGTTGACAATTCCGATCTGCCATCTCATGCTAAGTTAAAAAGAGAGAATGAGAGAAGCGAGGGCGACAAAGATGagttaaaagcaaataattttcaaggaaTCGTTGGTAGCTTAACTACGTCATGTGACACCGATCATCTGTGTAACGCAACTAGTCCACTTTCACTGCCCATTTCTGACCCATTGACCGAGCGAAAGAACAATAACGacaattttctttcaggagTGTTACGGGGCGATCCTCTTGACAAGGAATTCGTGTTTGTTAATCGAGACGGCACAGCAGAGAGTGAGCTCAAGCCTAAATGGCACCCTCTGGAAAGCAGCGGTGAATCTTAG
- the LOC131790432 gene encoding TBC1 domain family member 5 isoform X1 yields MDKCSGKENNISSDDILKALDRFGNGSKTPSPVGEDRDDPSVLGRLSFLEDPLGTQRLSFISADGSEIDSDYSSASSVAHLSEEQKTLEREWEVLFGSTTYYTKIRQHALDGKLRLCKFRSICWKVFLECLPERKDEWITKTAKLRNDYAMFKNNCLFDPNKEKNEDLDLSVFNPLSQEEASPWKQYFVDNELKSTIKQDLDRLSPEIEFFQQSKVKEMMLNILFCHAKKNEALSYKQGMHELLAPIVYVLTKDAMIYQHIEGSSLGIAKVLMDPKYLEHDAFALFVQLMDQTETWYLQLPVKGLPERNKFLDPHVEPFTDQEIIPSTAIVKKLNRIQEHMLRKHDPELWVHMRNLEITPQVYGLRWIRLLFGREFPMDDVLVLWDALFADGPMLDLVDYIYISMLKAIRKKLLSGSYTVCMGYLMKFPRVYDDVYHYVKAALAMRENKPPSTQSGPGMSGPSASHPLDSSGTLAPRKKQGPNRPQSAFTSFTKRYQQFVEPTRPASVKPAGKTVSQQFSSFNNRAGSEEELFSNSPRPARPASVPAPELRERADSGTHLAGPGKSLKSLSNPLKGKLMARPRTRPKIEYEELAQDHERLQKQVSSLKSELDKMQGLYLYCGRKMDSYIDLLQDELTKDEDCVRDIVYLCLAGLKQVRDLLKGTLAFRGSTIETECDFMEIDNNIASRLQIPPQNQQKHSEIPENLPVPMMANFGHFENSDETESSFMSAGVKQGNIQESEHSSEADKESNGKEFSMASAEMESIQQQLREFENLNAEIFAGKHDGKAENLKENFAALEDGENVGAGDLVFRFGEETGTLESTQSTRLLQGEDKVGDTTAERHVDNSDLPSHAKLKRENERSEGDKDELKANNFQGIVGSLTTSCDTDHLCNATSPLSLPISDPLTERKNNNDNFLSGVLRGDPLDKEFVFVNRDGTAESELKPKWHPLESSGES; encoded by the exons ATGGATAAATGCtcaggaaaggaaaataatatcTCATCGGACGACATATTGAAAGCTTTAGATCGTTTCGGTAATGGCTCCAAAACTCCAAGCCCTGTTGGGGAAGACAGAG ATGATCCTTCAGTGCTAGGAAGATTGTCATTTCTTGAAGATCCTCTTGGTACACAAAGACTCAGTTTTATTTCTGCTGATGGAAGTGAAATTGACTCAGATTACAGCTCAGCTAGTTCAGTGGCTCATTTGTCTGAGGAGCAGAAAACCTTAGA gagAGAGTGGGAGGTTCTCTTTGGTTCAACTACATATTACACTAAG ATCAGACAACATGCTTTGGATGGCAAGCTTCGGTTGTGCAAGTTTAGGAGTATTTGCTGGAAA GTTTTCTTGGAGTGTCTCCCTGAACGAAAGGATGAATGGATAACAAAGACAGCTAAACTCAGAAATGACTATGCCATGTTCAAGAACAAT TGCCTGTTTGATCCAAATAAGGAAAAGAATGAGGACCTGGATTTGTCAGTCTTTAATCCTCTCTCACAAGAGGAAGCT AGCCCATGGAAACAGTACTTTGTAGATAATGAATTGAAGTCCACAATCAAACAGGATCTAGATAGACT ATCTCCAGAAATTGAGTTTTTCCAGCAGTCAAAAGTGAA GGAAATGATGCTTAACATACTGTTTTGTCATGCAAAAAAGAATGAAGCTTTGAGCTATAAGCAG GGAATGCATGAGCTTCTTGCACCAATTGTGTATGTCCTAACAAAAGATGCGATGATCTATCAGCATATTGAAGGTTCAAGCTT GGGGATAGCCAAAGTTCTTATGGACCCAAAATACTTAGAGCATGATGCTTT TGCTCTGTTTGTTCAACTCATGGACCAGACAGAAACTTGGTATCTTCAGTTACCTGTGAAAGGACTTCCTGAGAGAAATAAG TTTTTGGATCCACATGTTGAACCGTTCACAGATCAAGAAATCATTCCA TCGACAGCCATTGTAAAGAAACTGAATCGAATTCAAGAACACATGCTGAGGAAACACGACCCTGAGTTGTGGGTTCACATGAGGAACTTGGAAATTACTCCACAAGTGTATGGact TCGCTGGATTCGCCTACTTTTTGGACGTGAGTTTCCAATGGATGACGTTCTCGTGCTATGGGATGCTTTGTTCGCTGATGGTCCCATGTTGGACTTGGTAGATTATATTTACATTAGCATGCTCAAAGCCATTAGAAAAAAAC TGCTTTCAGGAAGTTACACGGTTTGTATGGGTTACCTGATGAAGTTCCCACGTGTCTACGATGACGTGTACCATTACGTCAAAGCGGCGTTAGCGATGAGAGAGAACAAG CCGCCATCTACTCAGTCCGGTCCCGGCATGTCAGGTCCGTCTGCTTCTCATCCCTTGGACTCATCCGGGACACTTGCACCGAGAAAG AAACAGGGACCAAATAGGCCGCAATCTGCTTTCACGTCATTTACCAAGCGATATCAGCAGTTTGTTGAACCTACAAGACCTGCATCTGTGAAGCCTGCTGGGAAGACCGTTAGTCAACAGTTCTCCAGCTTCAACAACAGGGCTGGTTCAGAGGAGGAGCTCTTCTCCAACAGTCCACGGCCAGCCCGACCTGCCTCTGTTCCAGCTCCCGAGTTGAGGGAGCGCGCGGACTCTGGGACGCACTTGGCCGGTCCTGGAAAGAGCTTGAAGTCGCTTAGCAATCCCCTCAAAGGGAAACTCATGGCCCGGCCCAGGACTCGCCCCAAAATTGAATATGAAGAATTGGCTCAG GACCACGAGCGACTCCAAAAACAAGTGTCTTCCCTGAAATCAGAGCTCGATAAAATGCAAGGCTTGTATTTGTACTGCGGCAGGAAAATGGATTCGTACATTG ATCTTCTTCAAGACGAACTTACGAAAGACGAAGATTGTGTTCGAGATATCGTTTATCTGTGTTTAGCCGGCTTAAAACAG GTTCGGGATTTATTGAAAGGAACTTTGGCATTTCGAGGATCAACAATTGAGACAGAGTGTGATTTTATGGAGATTGATAACAACATTGCTTCTCGGCTGCAAATTCCGCCACAGAATCAACAGAAACACAGTGAAATTCCTGAGAACCTCCCTGTTCCAATGATGGCCAACTTTGGACACTTTGAGAACTCAGATGAAACTGAAAGCAGCTTTATGTCTGCTGGTGTTAAGCAAGGAAATATTCAGGAATCTGAGCATTCCAGCGAGGCAGACAAGGAAAGCAACGGAAAGGAGTTTTCAATGGCCTCGGCTGAGATGGAAAGCATTCAACAGCAGCTGAGAGAGTTCGAAAATTTAAACGCGGAGATTTTCGCGGGAAAACATGATGGAAAGGCAGAAAAcctgaaggaaaattttgctgCTCTTGAAGATGGGGAAAATGTTGGTGCAGGAGATCTGGTGTTTAGATTTGGCGAAGAAACTGGAACCTTGGAGTCGACTCAATCTACTCGTCTGCTTCAAGGAGAGGATAAAGTCGGTGATACAACGGCAGAAAGACATGTTGACAATTCCGATCTGCCATCTCATGCTAAGTTAAAAAGAGAGAATGAGAGAAGCGAGGGCGACAAAGATGagttaaaagcaaataattttcaaggaaTCGTTGGTAGCTTAACTACGTCATGTGACACCGATCATCTGTGTAACGCAACTAGTCCACTTTCACTGCCCATTTCTGACCCATTGACCGAGCGAAAGAACAATAACGacaattttctttcaggagTGTTACGGGGCGATCCTCTTGACAAGGAATTCGTGTTTGTTAATCGAGACGGCACAGCAGAGAGTGAGCTCAAGCCTAAATGGCACCCTCTGGAAAGCAGCGGTGAATCTTAG
- the LOC131790432 gene encoding TBC1 domain family member 5 isoform X3 codes for MDKCSGKENNISSDDILKALDRFGNGSKTPSPVGEDRDDPSVLGRLSFLEDPLGTQRLSFISADGSEIDSDYSSASSVAHLSEEQKTLEREWEVLFGSTTYYTKIRQHALDGKLRLCKFRSICWKVFLECLPERKDEWITKTAKLRNDYAMFKNNCLFDPNKEKNEDLDLSVFNPLSQEEASPWKQYFVDNELKSTIKQDLDRLSPEIEFFQQSKVKEMMLNILFCHAKKNEALSYKQGMHELLAPIVYVLTKDAMIYQHIEGSSLGIAKVLMDPKYLEHDAFALFVQLMDQTETWYLQLPVKGLPERNKSTAIVKKLNRIQEHMLRKHDPELWVHMRNLEITPQVYGLRWIRLLFGREFPMDDVLVLWDALFADGPMLDLVDYIYISMLKAIRKKLLSGSYTVCMGYLMKFPRVYDDVYHYVKAALAMRENKPPSTQSGPGMSGPSASHPLDSSGTLAPRKKQGPNRPQSAFTSFTKRYQQFVEPTRPASVKPAGKTVSQQFSSFNNRAGSEEELFSNSPRPARPASVPAPELRERADSGTHLAGPGKSLKSLSNPLKGKLMARPRTRPKIEYEELAQDHERLQKQVSSLKSELDKMQGLYLYCGRKMDSYIDLLQDELTKDEDCVRDIVYLCLAGLKQVRDLLKGTLAFRGSTIETECDFMEIDNNIASRLQIPPQNQQKHSEIPENLPVPMMANFGHFENSDETESSFMSAGVKQGNIQESEHSSEADKESNGKEFSMASAEMESIQQQLREFENLNAEIFAGKHDGKAENLKENFAALEDGENVGAGDLVFRFGEETGTLESTQSTRLLQGEDKVGDTTAERHVDNSDLPSHAKLKRENERSEGDKDELKANNFQGIVGSLTTSCDTDHLCNATSPLSLPISDPLTERKNNNDNFLSGVLRGDPLDKEFVFVNRDGTAESELKPKWHPLESSGES; via the exons ATGGATAAATGCtcaggaaaggaaaataatatcTCATCGGACGACATATTGAAAGCTTTAGATCGTTTCGGTAATGGCTCCAAAACTCCAAGCCCTGTTGGGGAAGACAGAG ATGATCCTTCAGTGCTAGGAAGATTGTCATTTCTTGAAGATCCTCTTGGTACACAAAGACTCAGTTTTATTTCTGCTGATGGAAGTGAAATTGACTCAGATTACAGCTCAGCTAGTTCAGTGGCTCATTTGTCTGAGGAGCAGAAAACCTTAGA gagAGAGTGGGAGGTTCTCTTTGGTTCAACTACATATTACACTAAG ATCAGACAACATGCTTTGGATGGCAAGCTTCGGTTGTGCAAGTTTAGGAGTATTTGCTGGAAA GTTTTCTTGGAGTGTCTCCCTGAACGAAAGGATGAATGGATAACAAAGACAGCTAAACTCAGAAATGACTATGCCATGTTCAAGAACAAT TGCCTGTTTGATCCAAATAAGGAAAAGAATGAGGACCTGGATTTGTCAGTCTTTAATCCTCTCTCACAAGAGGAAGCT AGCCCATGGAAACAGTACTTTGTAGATAATGAATTGAAGTCCACAATCAAACAGGATCTAGATAGACT ATCTCCAGAAATTGAGTTTTTCCAGCAGTCAAAAGTGAA GGAAATGATGCTTAACATACTGTTTTGTCATGCAAAAAAGAATGAAGCTTTGAGCTATAAGCAG GGAATGCATGAGCTTCTTGCACCAATTGTGTATGTCCTAACAAAAGATGCGATGATCTATCAGCATATTGAAGGTTCAAGCTT GGGGATAGCCAAAGTTCTTATGGACCCAAAATACTTAGAGCATGATGCTTT TGCTCTGTTTGTTCAACTCATGGACCAGACAGAAACTTGGTATCTTCAGTTACCTGTGAAAGGACTTCCTGAGAGAAATAAG TCGACAGCCATTGTAAAGAAACTGAATCGAATTCAAGAACACATGCTGAGGAAACACGACCCTGAGTTGTGGGTTCACATGAGGAACTTGGAAATTACTCCACAAGTGTATGGact TCGCTGGATTCGCCTACTTTTTGGACGTGAGTTTCCAATGGATGACGTTCTCGTGCTATGGGATGCTTTGTTCGCTGATGGTCCCATGTTGGACTTGGTAGATTATATTTACATTAGCATGCTCAAAGCCATTAGAAAAAAAC TGCTTTCAGGAAGTTACACGGTTTGTATGGGTTACCTGATGAAGTTCCCACGTGTCTACGATGACGTGTACCATTACGTCAAAGCGGCGTTAGCGATGAGAGAGAACAAG CCGCCATCTACTCAGTCCGGTCCCGGCATGTCAGGTCCGTCTGCTTCTCATCCCTTGGACTCATCCGGGACACTTGCACCGAGAAAG AAACAGGGACCAAATAGGCCGCAATCTGCTTTCACGTCATTTACCAAGCGATATCAGCAGTTTGTTGAACCTACAAGACCTGCATCTGTGAAGCCTGCTGGGAAGACCGTTAGTCAACAGTTCTCCAGCTTCAACAACAGGGCTGGTTCAGAGGAGGAGCTCTTCTCCAACAGTCCACGGCCAGCCCGACCTGCCTCTGTTCCAGCTCCCGAGTTGAGGGAGCGCGCGGACTCTGGGACGCACTTGGCCGGTCCTGGAAAGAGCTTGAAGTCGCTTAGCAATCCCCTCAAAGGGAAACTCATGGCCCGGCCCAGGACTCGCCCCAAAATTGAATATGAAGAATTGGCTCAG GACCACGAGCGACTCCAAAAACAAGTGTCTTCCCTGAAATCAGAGCTCGATAAAATGCAAGGCTTGTATTTGTACTGCGGCAGGAAAATGGATTCGTACATTG ATCTTCTTCAAGACGAACTTACGAAAGACGAAGATTGTGTTCGAGATATCGTTTATCTGTGTTTAGCCGGCTTAAAACAG GTTCGGGATTTATTGAAAGGAACTTTGGCATTTCGAGGATCAACAATTGAGACAGAGTGTGATTTTATGGAGATTGATAACAACATTGCTTCTCGGCTGCAAATTCCGCCACAGAATCAACAGAAACACAGTGAAATTCCTGAGAACCTCCCTGTTCCAATGATGGCCAACTTTGGACACTTTGAGAACTCAGATGAAACTGAAAGCAGCTTTATGTCTGCTGGTGTTAAGCAAGGAAATATTCAGGAATCTGAGCATTCCAGCGAGGCAGACAAGGAAAGCAACGGAAAGGAGTTTTCAATGGCCTCGGCTGAGATGGAAAGCATTCAACAGCAGCTGAGAGAGTTCGAAAATTTAAACGCGGAGATTTTCGCGGGAAAACATGATGGAAAGGCAGAAAAcctgaaggaaaattttgctgCTCTTGAAGATGGGGAAAATGTTGGTGCAGGAGATCTGGTGTTTAGATTTGGCGAAGAAACTGGAACCTTGGAGTCGACTCAATCTACTCGTCTGCTTCAAGGAGAGGATAAAGTCGGTGATACAACGGCAGAAAGACATGTTGACAATTCCGATCTGCCATCTCATGCTAAGTTAAAAAGAGAGAATGAGAGAAGCGAGGGCGACAAAGATGagttaaaagcaaataattttcaaggaaTCGTTGGTAGCTTAACTACGTCATGTGACACCGATCATCTGTGTAACGCAACTAGTCCACTTTCACTGCCCATTTCTGACCCATTGACCGAGCGAAAGAACAATAACGacaattttctttcaggagTGTTACGGGGCGATCCTCTTGACAAGGAATTCGTGTTTGTTAATCGAGACGGCACAGCAGAGAGTGAGCTCAAGCCTAAATGGCACCCTCTGGAAAGCAGCGGTGAATCTTAG